The genomic window CGCGCGACACCCACATCCACTGGGCCCAGGAGGCCTTCGATCAAGGCGGCATGCTGCGGGAGTACGTGAAGTGGGACTACGAGCTCCGCCACGCCTCGCAGCTCGAGGCGGTGGTGGACCGGGCGCTCGAGCTCATGCTGGCGGAGCCGCGGGGCCCGGTCTACCTGACGCTCCCGCGGGAGGTGCTCGCCCAGCCTCTCGGTGAGCTCACCGTCACGTCGCCCTCGCGGCGCCAGGTCGGAAGCCGCCGCTTCCCCGATCCCGCGCGCCTCGACGAGGCGGCCGAGCTCCTGGCTGCGGCCCGGGCGCCTCTCATCGTCACCGCCGAAGTCGGGCGGGCGCCGGCCGCCGTCCAGGGCCTGGTCGCCCTCGCCGAGGCGGGGGCCATCGCCGTGCTCGAGGCGAGCCCGGTCTACATGAACTTCCCGGCGGATCACCCCTGCCACCTCGGGTACGTCTTCGGCAGCCAGGCGCACCCGGCCGTCGCCGAGGCGGACACCATCCTCGTCGTGGACTGCGACGTGCCGTGGTTTCCCTCACAGGTGAAGCTGCGGGACGACGCGCGGGTCATCCACCTGGCCGTCGATCCGTTCTTCGGCCGCTACCCGATGCGCTCGTATCCCTGCGACGTCCCCGTCGCGGCCGACCCCGCCGTGGCCCTTCCGCTGCTCGCGGAGGCCGTGCGGCGCCGCGCGCGGGCCGCGGAGGTCGAGGCCCGGCTCGAGCGGCTGCGGGCGGCGCACCGGGCGACGCGCTCGGCCTGGGCCGCCTCCGCCGAGGCCGAGCGCGCGCAGACGCCGATCGGCTTCCAGTGGGCGGCCCGGTGTCTGGGTGAAGTGCTCGGCCCCGACACGATCGTGGTCAACGAGTACCCGCTCGACCTCCGCCACGCCCCGCCTCCGGCGCCGGGCGCGTACTTCGGCTCGCCGCACGCCGGCGGGCTCGGCTGGGGCCTCGGGGCCGCGCTGGGAGCAAAGCTGGCCGCGCCGGACAAGACGGTGATCGCGACGCTCGGCGACGGCTCCTACATCTTCGGGGCGCCGACCGCCGGCCACTACGCGGCGCGCCTCCACGACCTGCCGATCCTGACCGTCGTCTTCAACAACGAGTCGTGGGAAGCGGTCAAGCGGGCGACCCTCATGGTCCACCCGGACGGCTGGGCCGCGACGACGAACGCCTTCCCGCTCTCGGAGCTGGCGCCGTCGCCCCGCTACGAGGAGATCGTCCGCGCG from Candidatus Methylomirabilota bacterium includes these protein-coding regions:
- a CDS encoding thiamine pyrophosphate-requiring protein, with the translated sequence MSTKTIRVETVAQAYLELLRERGIDCFFGNAGTDFASIVDGFAKFAAEGKPAPRPILVPHEFVAVSMAHGYYAVTGRPQVVMVHVTVGTANAAGAVINAARTQTPVLFTAGRTPITEDGGLRGARDTHIHWAQEAFDQGGMLREYVKWDYELRHASQLEAVVDRALELMLAEPRGPVYLTLPREVLAQPLGELTVTSPSRRQVGSRRFPDPARLDEAAELLAAARAPLIVTAEVGRAPAAVQGLVALAEAGAIAVLEASPVYMNFPADHPCHLGYVFGSQAHPAVAEADTILVVDCDVPWFPSQVKLRDDARVIHLAVDPFFGRYPMRSYPCDVPVAADPAVALPLLAEAVRRRARAAEVEARLERLRAAHRATRSAWAASAEAERAQTPIGFQWAARCLGEVLGPDTIVVNEYPLDLRHAPPPAPGAYFGSPHAGGLGWGLGAALGAKLAAPDKTVIATLGDGSYIFGAPTAGHYAARLHDLPILTVVFNNESWEAVKRATLMVHPDGWAATTNAFPLSELAPSPRYEEIVRAFDGYGERVETPDALPAALRRALEAVRRDRRQAVLNIVCRR